Part of the Erwinia amylovora genome is shown below.
CCGCGAAGTGGTTAAATTGGCTCTGAAACACAATGCCGCTGCGGTAATTCTGGCGCATAACCATCCGTCAGGTACGACAGAAATCAGTCAGCAGGATAAACACATCACTCAGCGGATAGTGAAAGCGTTAGCACTGGTAGAAGTGCGAGTGCTGGATCATTTGGTTGTTGGGAACGAAGTGGTGTCTTTTGCTGAGCAGGGTTTGCTTTAAACGGAGGTTTTCATGTCAATCACACTACCTCATGAATGGGGTCTACAAAGCGATATCACCCCACGATTTGGCGCGAGATTAGTTCAGGAAGGCAATCGGCTGTATTACCTGGCTGACAGGGCTGGATTAACGGTGAGCTTTAGCCCGATACACCTGCAGAAACTGGATCAGGCTTTCCCGCTGTTTGTAGAACAACTGGAAAATATGCTGCGTGCTGGCGAACTAAATCCACATCAGCAACATCAGGTGACCATTCAACTTACGAGTTTAACCTGTATAGCTGATACCCGTGGTAGCTGCGGTTACGTTTACATTTCTATTTATCCAACCCCATAAAATCTTTTCTCTTCTTCTTTTCTCAGGATTCTATCCATGCACATTTCAACTGTACCGGCCACGGTGCCGGTTTCGTCACGCCTGTCTCCCGTGCAGGTGTGGCAGCAACTTTTAACGTATCTGCTGGAGCATCATTACGGCTTGACACTAAATGACACGCCATTCCATGACGACGCGGCCATTGAGGAGCATATCGACGCAGGAATCACGCTCGCCGATGCTGTTAATTTTCTGGTGGAACGTTATGAACTGGTACGTATCGACCGCAAAGGATTTACATGGCAGGAGCAGACGCCATTCCTGGCCGCCACCGATATTCTCAGAGCAAGGCGAGCTACCGGATTAATAAATATTTAAATTCTTCGAGCCTCATTCCTGATTTTCCCTCTGAACTTCCAACCTTTTTTATTCATCGCATAATGCGCCTGCCACTCCCGGCAGGCGTGTTTGCTTTTATGGACGATTAACGATGCAAACAGAACCCGACGTGTTGACGGAACACAATGAGCTCATTCTTTCGACCAGTATTGAGCGTGTTGTCACTGGTCGCGATACCGCACTCAAACAGATCGAACAACTCATTCAGCAGCTTGATGCCATTTCACGACTAACCTCAGAAATTGGCGGTGGTACAGCGCAAGACTGGGCGATGAAGTCCGGGCACCGCTACAATAGCTGGCTGACTGAAAAGGCTGATAAAGCGCTGCCTGCTATCATCCGCAATATCGACCGCTGTATCTGGCGCGATTTGATGTTGAAATCCGGCATGATGGCCTTGATGGATGCACAGGCTCGCGACCAGTGGCATAAGAACCTCGAGGAGGGCGATCTTCCTGCTATCAGCGAGGCGAATATCCTCAGTACTTTTGAACAGTTACATCTCAACAAAATGGATGTCTTCGAACGTGGCATCATTAACGTCTTCAAAGGACTGTCATGGGATTATAAGACCAACAGTCCCTGCAGCTTCGGTAAGAAGATCATCATTAACAATCTGGTGACGCATAACCGCTGGGGCTTTAGCCTTAACTGGGGTTGGCGACGGGATCAGCTGGCTGACCTGGAGAGAATGCTATTTCTGCTGGATGGCAAACCCATCCCTGACAACCGGGGTGATATCTCCACTCGGTTGATGGAGCATATCCGGGATAATCCGGCTAAGGACGTTTACGAAGATGAGTTCTTCCGCATTCGTTACTATCAAAAAGGCACAGCGCACTTGGCCTTCAAGCGTCTGGAGTTGATTGAGCGAATGAATGACATCATTGCGAAACACTATCCGGGAATGCTGGCTTCGAGATGATGGGGGGACTGAGGTTGTCTTCGCCACAGGTAGTTACGCGAACACAAACATGCTATTTTAATAAGTGTTATTAACTTTTATTAAAAGGTGACGGTCATGAGACAACTCGCGAAACAGACGATCAGCGCTCAGATCCCTGCAGAGCTTGCCGCGGCGGTTGAAAACCTGGCTATTGAACTGGACAGATCTAAAAGCTGGGTGATTAAAGAAGCGCTGACCGCCATGATTGAAGAGAGAGAGCGGCGGCATCAGCAGATTTTGAAAGGGCTTGCTGATGTCGATGCGGGAAGAGTGGTTAGCCATGCGGATGTAGTTGACTTCGCTAACAAACTGAAAAAATCGTAACCCATGGAAATACAGTGGACCCAAAAGGCCCAGGATGACCTGGAGCGTATTTATAGGTTTGCCTGTCAGTACAGTCGGCAACATGCTGACAACGTATTAGAGCGTTTGCTCATAGG
Proteins encoded:
- a CDS encoding type IV toxin-antitoxin system YeeU family antitoxin, translated to MSITLPHEWGLQSDITPRFGARLVQEGNRLYYLADRAGLTVSFSPIHLQKLDQAFPLFVEQLENMLRAGELNPHQQHQVTIQLTSLTCIADTRGSCGYVYISIYPTP
- a CDS encoding TA system toxin CbtA family protein, encoding MHISTVPATVPVSSRLSPVQVWQQLLTYLLEHHYGLTLNDTPFHDDAAIEEHIDAGITLADAVNFLVERYELVRIDRKGFTWQEQTPFLAATDILRARRATGLINI
- a CDS encoding DUF4942 domain-containing protein, translated to MQTEPDVLTEHNELILSTSIERVVTGRDTALKQIEQLIQQLDAISRLTSEIGGGTAQDWAMKSGHRYNSWLTEKADKALPAIIRNIDRCIWRDLMLKSGMMALMDAQARDQWHKNLEEGDLPAISEANILSTFEQLHLNKMDVFERGIINVFKGLSWDYKTNSPCSFGKKIIINNLVTHNRWGFSLNWGWRRDQLADLERMLFLLDGKPIPDNRGDISTRLMEHIRDNPAKDVYEDEFFRIRYYQKGTAHLAFKRLELIERMNDIIAKHYPGMLASR
- a CDS encoding CopG family ribbon-helix-helix protein, which codes for MRQLAKQTISAQIPAELAAAVENLAIELDRSKSWVIKEALTAMIEERERRHQQILKGLADVDAGRVVSHADVVDFANKLKKS